DNA from Chelonia mydas isolate rCheMyd1 chromosome 3, rCheMyd1.pri.v2, whole genome shotgun sequence:
gagagggacgGGAACAGCCAgtggtaggagggggagaaaaccccTCTGCGTGCCCGGGGTAGAGAGGAAATCTGCTCCCCTTGCTTCAgagagctccgggctggggagggagacgAGCCCGAAAGCACAGcgggtgtcacacacacacacagggaaaacAAAACCCGTTAGAAACAAGAAGACAGCGGGGTCAGGCGAGTAACCTGCTGCAGCTCAGCTCATCCGCCGAGAAGACAAATTGTAGCGGCCGCCGCTCGTGAATGCACAGGGCGGGCGGGGCGCCTTCGCCACCCAAACAAGCCCTCAGCAGCACCGCGTGCGGCTCCCTCCCGgactcctgcctctggctcccgGCAGCCTCGCCTCCTCCGCCCCTCCCCGGCCAAGAGCGGCTCCCCGGGCCAGCCGGCGCTCCAGGGCCATCCCAGGCACGAGAAAGTTGGGAGTGGAGTGAGAGTGAGGGCTGGTGGCTGAAGAAgagactcccccctccccaggactgCGCGGGGAAGGTGGGATTAAAGGCggaaaaggaggagagggagggtggaAAACTTGAATTTCTGGGCTTGCTCTGGCGACTCGTCTTGGCCATCCCCGCAGAGGTGAAGGAGAAGCAGGGAAAGTAACTCGGGGGAAGTGACCGGGATTATTTTTCAATCCGAGAGGagtcttttaaaaaggaaaaagaaaagcaacgGTTTGCACGCCCTGCAGAGCGAGCTAGCAGGAAGCCTTGGACAGACACATGCTGCTGGGCGAGCGTGCAGGCTCGTACTCTTCCTCAGCTCAACAGGGTACTAACGTTACAAAAAAGCAGCACATAGTAAACAGAGACGCGTCATGcaacagaaaaaaaggaagatgggaatgaaggaaaaaagaaactaAAATCAGGAGGAGGCGGAGAAAACACAGCGACAACAAATTACTTCCAAAAGAGAGTGGGTATCTGCCGTGACCCGGGATTTTAAGGGGTGCGCCTTTAAGTATCACCCCTTTTTCCAACCCAAGTCTCTCTTCTCCACTGACACAGGCTCCTCTGCTTGGTTGTAGGAGAGAAGAAGGAATAAGCAAGAGGATTCGTTCAGCAGCGCCTGCGATCTGCGGCTGCTGCTTCTTTGGAGATTTGTTTTGTTCCTGAGGGATGCTGGTTTCCAGACCTTGACTTGTGCATGTTGCTCTTTTAATTTGATCGCAAATTTTGCTCTGCTGGTTGCTTGTTTTGCAAGCGAAAGAAAGGGGAGCCTGGCTTCGGTGTTAAAAGTTGCAATTACTATTTTGCAGCTAACATGTGCACCAACATAGTCTATGAGTGGCTGAAGACCCTGCAGCTTTCCCAGTACGCGGAGTCCTTCGTAGATAATGGCTATGATGACCTGGAGGTTTGCAAGCAAATAGGGGATCCGGACCTGGATGCCATTGGGGTGTCGGTGCCCCACCACAGGCGCCGAATCCTTGAAGCAGTGGTGAGGTTGAAAGAGGAGGACGAGACTGCTGCTGGTCTCTATTTCACCTTGgagcctcagcagcagcagggctcgccctccccttccccagagatCTACACTAGCCACCTGGTGGAGCAGTATGAGGCTAAGGCTTGGAGGGAGCTTGGCTCTCGCCATCGTCAGGGGAATCAGGGGACCCTCAGGAGCCAGAAACTTGGGCCCCGCAGCAAGGAGCTGGTGATTTAcccaaaactgaaactgaaaatCATGATTAGGGATAAACTCATCCGGGATGGGATCAACCTGAGCAAGCCCCCTTACTCCAACAAGGTAAGCAGGTCTTGTAtctttcccttctccctgccccttgcATCAATAATTCATCTGAGCTTGGGTGCATCGGGGTCAGGAGTCTTAAACTGTTGTAGGAGCTAAACGTATTCCCCGTATTTAGGAGTGGAATTGGAGAGTTAGGTGCAAATATTGGTTGACTGTGTTTGGATCCAGGTACCAAATCTGCTTGAGTTACCTTCGTTTGTGGTTGGGATTTCTGGGTACAATAGGAATGGATAAACCTATTCACTGCCTATATACAGCAACTGAAAGGAGTGTGGCCAAAAATTGGTtggttttgggggagggatagctcagtggtttgagtgttggcctgctaaaccctgggtaGTGAGTTAagtccttgaggggaccatttagggatctggggcaaaaattggggattggtcctgctttgagcagggggttggactagatgaccttctgagatcccttccaaccatgatattttATGATCCAAATGCTTAGTTTATGTTGCTGTTGTGGTGGGATGTGTCGAGAtcttgttttgatttatttttttattctctgTGGTAGAAGTGGCTAGATTAGTTCTCTAGTAAAGTTTGGGTCTTGAGTTCAAAAATAGGCATAATCCAGTTTTATCctctatttttttcattaatatgGGAATTATAGGGATCATCCATACTGGTGAAGGTAACTTTTTGGTGTCCGTTTCTGTTGGTTAATATTTTATGAAATGCCGTGTAAGGATGCAAGAGAATAATTCCTTCTGTTAACTTTCTTGCTAACTAGAGAGTGGTATGATTATTCATCAACCATTCCAGGTGTAATTTAGTCTGTGCACAGGGGACTAACTCTATATGAAAGAATAGAAAAGTACAGTTCTTGGAAAAATCCATTCCAATTTGGTGAAATCGCATTCTGTGAAAACTGTGGCTGTAACCCACTCAAGTTCCttgaaaaagttaaaatattaaagGAAGGTGAGTTGGCAGATATAAATTACTTGGATTGCATAAAGCCTTTGATAGTCTGTACTGAAAATAtgataagaaaaataaatactcaTGTAGTTAAGTGAAAAGGTCATTCCATTGTTTTTTTTCACTGAACCAGTTTTTTAATCTAAGTGTTGTAGTGTATGTTTACTTCACAGTTAAGAGAAAGGTCAGTGGTGAGTGCCTCAGGGAatgtattgggaccagtgctaGTAAATATCTTATTTAACGATTTGggttctgatttttcagaaatacTGAGCACTTGCAATTCACGTTTACTTCTAttagagttgtgggtgctcagtgcctctgaaaagcCTTTACTGGAAAAAACTGGCAGCTAGTTGTTGAAGCTTGCTGAAGAGGCTAAATTGGTTTCGTTAGCGAAAGCTTTTAAGGATTGTGAAGAAGCTCCCTATCAATGTAACTGCCACTGGGGCATTGGACATGAGGATGCTAAATGAAACTCAACTATGGTAAGTGTAAACTAATGCACAGgattaaaaataatctaaacTTCTCATATACATTGATGGACTCTGAGCTTGTGGTATCCTGTGGGGGGAAAAGACCTCACAGATGTCAAAGAAAGCTTAATGAAGATGTTTGGCAAGGATGCAGCAGAAGCAGTTAAAAAGCGAACATGATGTCTAGATGCATTTAAAAAGGAGTAGAAAATGTCATGCTATATCTAACCGTGTAGACCCTCAtgtggagaactgtgtccagacTGGGTCACCCCTTATGAAAATTTAGTTGAAATTGAAAGGCTCCAACTCACCTTGctttaatattttaacttttttcaaGGAACTTGAGCAGGTGGTAGCCACAGTTTTCATGGGGATCAGAGATGTGTCACAATTTACAGATGAATGGAGAATCCTAAAACTAGCCTGGAAAGAAGAGTTACTGGAAAGGAAACTTGGTATTCTGAAGTGTAAAAGGATGACTTTATGACCATTAAATTGCAGAGGTGCTAGGACTGAAAGGACCTTAAGCTTCAGGACTTAAATTGATCACTTGCTGGGGTCTGGAAGGAAGGCCTCTCCTTGTTTTTCTCATGTATAGTACAGAACAAGTGGATGGCTCTATTGTGgtggtgatttattttttttcaccttcttctgaaacatcagGTATTGGCAGCTCCTTGAGACAGCATACCAAATTTGATGGACCAGTGGTATGATCTAACATGGCAAAGCCTATATGAATTCTTGTATTGTGTGTAAATACATCACTTTCTGAAAACTTATTAACTGTGATTTGGGATGAGTGATTTTTCTCTCGTAAATTATGATTTGCCTGACTTTTCTTGTTTTCTAAACTGCCATCAaaggtctctctttctctttcttaatCCTTCACTTCAATCTAGAACTTTTAAATAGTAGTCACAGAAAGTGTCACTGGAGCTGCATGCTGTCCATTTCTGCGATtatatttgatttgttttttacaaGCAGACAACTTTTTCCTAATGTTCGATTTTCCTATTCATGTGGCCCATTTCTTATTAAATAGATCTTTTACTATATCTGTGTTGTTGGAACATTAAAATACTAAGATACAAACACACAGCATCAAGGAAGTTCAAATCTATGGCTGCTGATTCTTCTTTCATTCTCCTTATTTATGTGTGATGGGGTGCAGGTTAACGACTTGGACCAAACCTTACTCATCTTGTGCAAGTAAtagcattgactttaatgggagtacTTGTATAATTAAGTTGGTAGGGTTTTAGCCTCAAATGCAACACACTGAATTATAAAGGAGTGGGTGATGAACAGAGTGACAGccttaagtttaaatttcctagCTTTATGTCAGCTTGTCTCACCAACTTATTTATTCTTGGATGATATTTTTAGAATAGAAAAACCTCTTGGCTTTATAAATCCTCTTCATGAACCAGTTCACATCATATAATGTTAAAAGAAAGTACAGAGTTGGCGTGATTTAAGTGTATGTTATTCAACATGTTGTTCCGAGTGTCACCCATTACTACAGTCAGTCTTCACTATTCCCTttgagccattttaaaaaaatcacgttGTGGTGATTACTCTGAACAACATCCATTGAATATCAGAAAATAACATGCTGCATCATACCTAGTTTGGAAAATGGACTTATTATGACAGCAGTAATTTTTTTTGGAAGTTTATTACTTTAGAAGAAGAAAACCTGATGTGCCTTTAGCAAAATTTGTGCTATATTTTTTGTAGATGATATATACAGTCTGCATTTCAGAAGAAATTGCAAGTATCATCTTCTAAGTAATAAAACACAACTTTTCAAGGTTTACTGCTTATTTATTGCATATATTCAACAAAAGGTGTGCCGATCTGAGAGTAAATATGACCTGGTGGGTAGGGCACTGACCATCAAGCAATTTGAGGTCTGTTCACAGCTCTGCTACGTGACATTGTGTGAGTCACTTCCTCTTGGTTTGCCCAATTGTAAATGGAGGATAAAATATACTTACCTTTCCTAAGTGTTTTTTCATCtgtggatgaaaaatgctatataagaatatatttatttttggatTTCTATTTGTTTCCTGATAATGCCTACTGcttccattaaaaatgttttaggaGGACCTCAAACAACAAACTTGATGCAGGCTGTCttatagaattttatttttaaatgtctctggGAACTGGAAATACTACCACCACCTCTAGTTTGTGTCCTTTAGCTTTTTTAGTGAACTCTGGACTTGGAAGACACAAACTGAATATATATCTTATATGGCAATGTAGGGATGAGGGACTGTAGAGCCATCACttgcaatatttttgtttttgtgtttcaaGGTGAAGTATGTATCTGCACTCAGTAGACATAAAGAATCTGGATAGTATTTCTTTTGAATCTGAACAAACAAAATTAGCCCCAAATTAAAAGTACTTGACGATGACTACTTGACATAATTTAATATGACTTGCTTTAAGAAGAATTAATTTTGAATTCAAGCCATCTGCCTAGGGTGATTTCAGACATGCGGGACTATCACTAACCATATTGTGGATTTACATGGGAGTTAGAGCAAGGAAGCACTTTTTCTAATTAATTCTTTATTTTCAGAGATAAAGTAACTGAGGAAAACTTCATAGAAGTAAAATTTTGGCTCTCGTCAATAATGCTCTTGAATTTTGAAGGCCACCTATTTTATTTTCAAGTCCCCTGTATCTGACTGATCACATTCCGAAGTCACAAGTATCAGTGAGATTCTTAAAGAAGTGGTGGATTTCTAGTTTACAtttggggcccagtcctgcagctgcTTTATACATGCctcactgagatcaatgggagctTCATGTATGGAGTAGCTGCCGAGTAGGGCAGTTGATTTGTGTGAAAACAtgtcactggtttaaaaaaaaaaaaatctgggaaatCTTTCTCTTCACAGGATTCACATGtgcagtttttaattattttttttccgaTTGGTGAGGGAATTACAGGTGATACAAAGCAACTATTGGGAGATAGGTCTAATAGTGAAAAGGAGCCACAATGAATTAAAGCCCTGGAATCCATTACAGATTCATGAAATGAAGCTTGTTACTGACTTGAGTTGCCTACCTTACAGGGCTCAAAGAACGAGAAGCAGACTCTGAAAGGAATGTGCCTTATGAAAGATGGAAGGAAAAGTACAAAGTAATTTTCTCAGGAACAAGTGAGATGAAGGGGAGATGAATATCttctctggggagggggaagagtgctAGCAACAACCAAATCAGATTAAATAAAGAAGATAGGACCTTTGCTTCATTAAACTCTTTTGATGATGTCAGTGCAAAGCAGACTATTTCAACACTGTGTTTGAGGAGTAGTGCTAGAGCAGATTTGTTAGTCTATATCTAATCTCCTAAAGTTTGTGAACAATTCTGCTTAATGGCTACTAAAATGTTACTTTGGTATGGGACAAGGTAGTCACCACTTTTGTATATAGACAAATATAAAGACAAGTGGGGACATATAACTGTGGAACATGTCAAGAGCAATTAAGTAGCCTATTTATCTTTTATATAGTCTAAGTGACATCTAATAGTATAGTGAAATTTCATTACTGCTTCTAATTGAAATGAATGACCTGACCTGTTCTTGAGGAACTTTATTCAATTTTTGTTCCATTGAGAATTGCAAgtacataaaaataaattcattaaaacatacatacataattaaaaaataacccaAGCAATTAAGATGATTTGCTTAGCAGCAATAAACTTGTACTGATGTAGATTTCAATATTTATTAGAAAGAGTTCTCATAAAACCATGTACTGTGACATAGGCCTATGTGACCTCATCTTCATTCACAATATTATTCCTGAATGCTGATTATCAGCATGCTTGGAAAGTGTGTACTAAAAATAACATAACATTTGAGGTCATAACATTGGGAGTGCATGTAAATGTTCAAAATCAATAAACTAGATTCAAATGAGCGTCTATGCAGACATCTACCCACATTTCCCTCAGAATTTTAAGATCTATGCTAATAAGATTCAACTCTTCAGTTATACTATCCTGTAGTTAGGATTTTGAGCTAACCACTGTGATATTAGTTTCAATATGTTTAAGTCCTTGGTATTATAGAATATGTTTAGATAGATAATATCTAAGAGGTAAGGTTACTAACTATACACCTTTAAATTAAACACCTGTACTAGGTTCAGAAATGGAAAATTTGGTCAATGCTTTATAAAGAAGGAAATGCAATATTGTGCTTTGCAGAAGTGGGAACATTCACCCATGCTAGACTTAAACATGAATCTTTCTCTAAAGATCTGGTTGCTTTGGAATAGCTGTATCAACTATGAGTAGTGGAATGTTTTGAAATATACCTTAGGGAAAGCTGCCCATTGACAAATGTAGTAGTGCATTAATTTATTGCCATGAAAACATTGTTACTACTTAACAAAGCTGTAGGCAATGTttatgaaatgaaaagaaacctCTGAACTTCCCTTTGACTTCTTGTTCACTCcaagtatatatgtgtgtgtgtgggggggtcaaaTATATCACCTCACATATATGGTATTAGATTCAGAACCATAATTCATAAAATTACAGCAAACATACTGGAAAAATGTTGACTTCCCCACCTGACTAAAGCATAAAGGTAACAAGTTACAGTAAATAAGTATGTAGTACTATGCTGTACTTGAATTTAGCCTGTTTCTCAGTACTGATTAGAATAGTGAGGCCTTTGGTAccctttgaaaatgtttaacATATCGTGAATCTTAATGGCTCTGATTATTGTGCTTCAGGGGAGGGGACCTGGATAGGGTACATCAGGGTTGGGTGGGGCATAAAAGAGTGAAAGTAATAATTCTGCAACATGCTGCCTCCTTTACTTCAATCCTGTGGTAGTTCCAGTCCCTGTAGAACATCCATGGTGGGTTCTAtgaagcagaagaggaagagagaagacaTATGGGTAGTTCTGTACTATATGGCATCATCCCCACTTCCCTGTGTCCCAGGGGTttaccaagtttttttttaaaaatactagtcCTATCACTGGGAAAGAATGGAGGGCATGGAAGTAGTGTGGAGGCACTGacggtgaaattctggctctactgaagtcagtgggagttttgccattgatttcagtggagccaggaattTACCCTCAGACTCCATATGTGTTCAGAGATCTGTGCGAATCCCAGGGCATGTACATATTTAGGGGATACAAATCTCCTGCCTGTTCTGTGAGAGGAGGTATGGTGCAAATCTCTGTATCTGATAAAATAATTCAGAGGAGTAATCCTCACAACTGTCATAGTATTCAAGCCCTAATGAATTCAACAAAAATTCATCCTTTGGGTATCCATCAACGTCGAGTCCTTAGGAGCACTGACAGTCTCAGGGCATAGTAATCATGTCTCCTTTATTGAGAACTGTTAGACAGCCCCATCTCCATCAATACATAAGTTCACCAAATTTTGCATACTGGTCATCCAATCTTAGCGAAtgccatttcctttcttttggcaGAAGTATCTCCAGATCTTAGTGCCCGGGGAAGATAGAGAAGCTATTTATATAAAATTTACCTTATTTTGGATTTCCCCATTTAAAGGATGAACCCGTTTCCCACCCTGGAACCACACTGCTATGAAAATCCTATTGTAATGGATCTGAGGAGCTTAGTACAAAAGAATAGGAAAAATTATCTGTACTTCcctgaaaatttcctttttttgagtaataaggtccacagatccaGCCCATTGTGGAGAAAAATGGATCATCCAGAGTAGATATGGAAATTGCtattcaagggtttgggtttgttgtTGGTAGCTGGAATTTACTAAGACATTGTTGTGCTTTTTTCTCAAAGTATATTTAACACACAATGTTATTTAGAAGAGTAGATCTGAATTATTTTGGCAGTACAAGTTATCTCATTTAGAGGGAACTTCAAGAGGCAAGGAatttccctgctgccagtgaTTGACAGTTCTGGTCCTGCCTCCAAGCTGCAAACTGGTAAGTACCCATTataatggatctgtgaatcttattacTTGAAGAAGGGAAATTTTTGGATAGGCACAGATAAATTTTCCTATTTCTCTTccctgtgaggtttttttttctcccacatATAGGAGAATTTaggacattattattattactatcatATACCAtagactgaaaaaaataaagaggaaagcTTCTATTAAACAATTTGTGATTTacaattataaagctttaacttttagaATCTCAATTtatactgtcattaaataattgcccATGCCCCCCATTGTCTGACACCCCCTCTATAATTTCATGCAACTGTGaccatttaaattgataaaaaagaaaaaaaaagcttaaaaataaaccatcaaaactattaaaaaaaatttagttctgccaagcctacttatgTAGGAACTGAAGGAAATTACAGGCTCCGTTCTAATCTGAGGCATATCCACAAGCATCACTGCACTACTTGAAACGTGCAGTGGGAGATTGTTCAGTAGACAGGAATATCATTTACCACACTTCAGAAATGAATACGTAATATCCCTTACATAAGATTTACTTTCTGTTTTGAGAGGCCTGCTATACCTAGGGAGAATGGA
Protein-coding regions in this window:
- the SASH1 gene encoding SAM and SH3 domain-containing protein 1 isoform X13, translating into MCTNIVYEWLKTLQLSQYAESFVDNGYDDLEVCKQIGDPDLDAIGVSVPHHRRRILEAVVRLKEEDETAAGLYFTLEPQQQQGSPSPSPEIYTSHLVEQYEAKAWRELGSRHRQGNQGTLRSQKLGPRSKELVIYPKLKLKIMIRDKLIRDGINLSKPPYSNKVLAAP